Proteins from a single region of Macrotis lagotis isolate mMagLag1 chromosome 2, bilby.v1.9.chrom.fasta, whole genome shotgun sequence:
- the LOC141515593 gene encoding uncharacterized protein LOC141515593 isoform X1, with the protein MERAPPAPPRRRRGPGPGARGRGRPRSVPEAADCALPRGTRRGHGEEGAAAGAPVWPTALASIGRAFQSSQQESVTFQDVTVDFTPREWRQLTRAQKSLYREVMLENYENFVSLGLPVSKPDLISQLECGEGQWTLLKEELRSPCADGETQTENKTIPIQCISLEDISQERLKKGGPWDWKFGKVGYFKNNSDRHKDNNQEKDLMQETQDKMFNKAKGNKDNQFMKNFNQKSIPDTQSNVSSAKNLYKYDTHRNNFILPLDLSDHNGISLGKKSHKGTGCNKAFNDPSDHNGEQRIATKEKSYTCTELGRAFHQRRQLTQCHRSHSCEKPYICRDCGKTFSQITHLIQHQGIHDGERPYKCSDCGKAFTNSSSLILHHIIHTGEKPYECHECRKLFSNRTGLFVHLRIHTGEKPFQCNICKKAFSQKGDLSRHQKVHTGEKPYKCNVCEKAFSQQGHLTAHQRIHNGEKPYKCNECGKAFSNSSSLILHHRIHSGEKPYECHECGKPFSNHAGLIVHQRIHTGEKPYKCNVCEKAFSQKGHLSEHQRIHTREKPYNCNICKKAFSQRGDLFRHQKIHNGEKPYDCTECGKAFSQKGDLTKHQRIHSGEKPYKCNKCGKAFSISSQLNMHERIHTGEKPYKCDLCEKAFIQKGRLTEHYRIHNGEKPHKCTECGKAFSQITYLSRHERIHTGEKPYKCSECDKAFSNSSALNVHQKIHTGVKSHVCLECGKAFLQGIGLSLHQRIHTGEKPYKCDICEKAFSQRGDLSRHQKIHNGEKPYKCIDCGKAFTQRGHLTEHQRVHSGEKPYKCKDCGKAFSNSSQVTLHYRIHTGEKPYKCNECGQAFSRPGSLSEHQKIHSVEKPYKCSECGKAFSRNLYLSRHQTVHTGEKCYPCNECSKAFRNGHCLTLHQRIHSGEKPYQCSECGKAFGRKLYLTQHQRIHSGEKPYECATCGKAFTRCTTLIQHQKIHTRNKP; encoded by the exons ATGGAGcgcgcgcccccggccccgccgcggCGGAGGagggggccggggcccggggcccggggccgggggcgccCGCGCAGCGTGCCCGAGGCCGCAG ACTGTGCCCTCCCGCGAGGGACGCGCAGAGGCCACGGAGAGGAGGGAGCGGCCGCTGGCGCCCCG GTTTGGCCAACTGCCCTAGCATCTATCGGGAGAGCATTCCAGTCAAGCCAACAG GAGTCTGTGACATTCCAGGACGTGACTGTAGACTTTACCCCAAGGGAGTGGAGGCAGCTGACCCGTGCCCAGAAGAGCCTGTACCGGGAGGTCATGCTGGAGAACTATGAGAACTTTGTCTCCCTAG GGCTTCCTGTTTCCAAGCCAGACCTGATCTCCCAGCTAGAGTGTGGGGAAGGCCAGTGGACACTGTTGAAGGAAGAGCTGAGAAGCCCTTGTGCAG ATGGGGAAACACAGACAGAAAACAAGACAATCCCTATACAGTGCATTTCCTTGGAAGACATATCCCAGGAAAGACTCAAAAAGGGTGGTCCCTGGGACTGGAAATTTGGAAAAGttggatattttaaaaacaactctgaCAGGCATAAAGATAATAACCAAGAGAAAGACCTGATGCAAGAAACTCAGGACAAAATGTTTAATAAGGCCAAAGGCAACAAAGATAATCagtttatgaaaaattttaatcaaaagtCAATCCCTGATACACAAAGCAATGTTTCTTCAGCAAAGAATCTTTATAAATATGATACACATAGAAATAACTTCATACTTCCTTTAGACTTGAGTGATCATAATGGAATCTCCTTAGGAAAGAAATCCCATAAGGGCACTGGATGCAATAAAGCCTTCAATGATCCCTCAGATCATAATGGAGAGCAAAGAATAGCCACTAAAGAGAAATCTTATACATGTACTGAACTTGGCAGAGCTTTCCACCAGAGGCGACAACTTACTCAATGTCACAGAAGTCATTCTTGTGAGAAACCATATATCTGTAGAGATTGTGGGAAAACCTTCAGTCAGATCACACACCTTATTCAGCATCAGGGAATTCATGATGGGGAGAGACCCTACAAGTGTAGTGACTGTGGAAAAGCCTTCACCAATAGTTCATCACTTATTCTACATCACataattcatactggagaaaaaccctatGAATGTCATGAATGTAGAAAGCTCTTCAGCAATCGAACAGGACTATTTGTACATctgagaattcatactggagaaaaaccctttCAGTGTAACATATGTAAAAAAGCCTTCAGCCAGAAAGGCGACCTTTCCCGACATCAAAAAGTTCATACAGGAGAGAAACCGTATAAGTGTAATGTATGTGAAAAAGCTTTTAGCCAGCAAGGACATCTTACTGCACACCAGCGAATTCATAATGGAGAAAAaccctataaatgtaatgaatgtggaaaagcatTCAGCAATAGTTCATCCCTTATCCTACACCACAGAATTCATagtggagagaaaccctatgaatgtcATGAATGTGGCAAGCCTTTCAGTAATCATGCTGGCCTCATCgtacatcaaagaattcatactggtgaAAAACCCTATAAATGTAATGTTTGTGAAAAAGCCTTCAGCCAGAAGGGGCATCTTtctgaacatcagagaattcatactagAGAGAAACCCTATAATTGCAATATATGCAAGAAGGCCTTTAGCCAGAGGGGAGACCTTTTTCGACATCAAAAAATTCATaatggagaaaaaccttatgattGTACCgaatgtggaaaagctttcagCCAGAAGGGAGACCTTACtaaacatcaaagaattcatagtggtgagaaaccttataaatgtaataaatgtgGTAAAGCCTTTAGCATCAGCTCCCAGCTCAATATGCATGAAAGAATACATACTGGAGAAAAGCCCTACAAATGTGATCTGTGTGAAAAAGCCTTCATCCAGAAAGGACGTCTTACTGAACATTACAGAATTCATAATGGAGAAAAACCTCATAAATGCACcgaatgtggaaaagccttcagCCAAATTACATACCTTAGTCGCcatgaaagaattcatactggagagaaaccctataaaTGTAGTGAATGTGACAAAGCCTTCAGCAATAGCTCAGCACTTAATGTACATCAGAAAATCCATACTGGTGTCAAATCACATGTATGTCTtgaatgtgggaaggctttcCTCCAAGGCATAGGCCTTAGTttacatcaaagaattcatactggagaaaaaccctatAAATGTGACATATGTGAAAAAGCCTTCAGTCAGCGTGGAGACCTTTCTcgacatcagaaaattcataatggagagaaaccctataaaTGTATTGattgtggaaaggctttcaccCAGAGGGGACACCTTACTGAACATCAGAGAGTCCATAGTGGGGAGAAACCATATAAATGTAAAGATTGTGGTAAAGCCTTTAGCAACAGCTCACAGGTCACACTCCATTACAGAATTCATACAGGAGAAaagccttataaatgtaatgaatgtggtcAAGCCTTTAGTCGTCCAGGGAGCCTCAGTgaacatcagaaaattcattctGTAGAGAAACCATATAAATGTagtgaatgtggaaaagctttcagCCGTAATCTGTACCTTAGTCGTCATCAGACAGTTCATACTGGGGAAAAGTGCTATCCATGTAATGAGTGTAGTAAAGCCTTCAGAAATGGCCACTGTCTTACTCTACATCAGAGAATACATAGTGGAGAAAAACCCTATCAATGCAGTGAATGTGGCAAAGCTTTTGGCAGAAAACTATACCTAACTCAACATCAGAGAATACATAGTGGTGAGAAACCTTATGAGTGTGCTACTTGTGGTAAGGCCTTCACTCGGTGTACAACACTTATTCagcatcagaaaattcatactaGAAATAAACCCTAG
- the LOC141515593 gene encoding uncharacterized protein LOC141515593 isoform X2, producing the protein MERAPPAPPRRRRGPGPGARGRGRPRSVPEAADCALPRGTRRGHGEEGAAAGAPESVTFQDVTVDFTPREWRQLTRAQKSLYREVMLENYENFVSLGLPVSKPDLISQLECGEGQWTLLKEELRSPCADGETQTENKTIPIQCISLEDISQERLKKGGPWDWKFGKVGYFKNNSDRHKDNNQEKDLMQETQDKMFNKAKGNKDNQFMKNFNQKSIPDTQSNVSSAKNLYKYDTHRNNFILPLDLSDHNGISLGKKSHKGTGCNKAFNDPSDHNGEQRIATKEKSYTCTELGRAFHQRRQLTQCHRSHSCEKPYICRDCGKTFSQITHLIQHQGIHDGERPYKCSDCGKAFTNSSSLILHHIIHTGEKPYECHECRKLFSNRTGLFVHLRIHTGEKPFQCNICKKAFSQKGDLSRHQKVHTGEKPYKCNVCEKAFSQQGHLTAHQRIHNGEKPYKCNECGKAFSNSSSLILHHRIHSGEKPYECHECGKPFSNHAGLIVHQRIHTGEKPYKCNVCEKAFSQKGHLSEHQRIHTREKPYNCNICKKAFSQRGDLFRHQKIHNGEKPYDCTECGKAFSQKGDLTKHQRIHSGEKPYKCNKCGKAFSISSQLNMHERIHTGEKPYKCDLCEKAFIQKGRLTEHYRIHNGEKPHKCTECGKAFSQITYLSRHERIHTGEKPYKCSECDKAFSNSSALNVHQKIHTGVKSHVCLECGKAFLQGIGLSLHQRIHTGEKPYKCDICEKAFSQRGDLSRHQKIHNGEKPYKCIDCGKAFTQRGHLTEHQRVHSGEKPYKCKDCGKAFSNSSQVTLHYRIHTGEKPYKCNECGQAFSRPGSLSEHQKIHSVEKPYKCSECGKAFSRNLYLSRHQTVHTGEKCYPCNECSKAFRNGHCLTLHQRIHSGEKPYQCSECGKAFGRKLYLTQHQRIHSGEKPYECATCGKAFTRCTTLIQHQKIHTRNKP; encoded by the exons ATGGAGcgcgcgcccccggccccgccgcggCGGAGGagggggccggggcccggggcccggggccgggggcgccCGCGCAGCGTGCCCGAGGCCGCAG ACTGTGCCCTCCCGCGAGGGACGCGCAGAGGCCACGGAGAGGAGGGAGCGGCCGCTGGCGCCCCG GAGTCTGTGACATTCCAGGACGTGACTGTAGACTTTACCCCAAGGGAGTGGAGGCAGCTGACCCGTGCCCAGAAGAGCCTGTACCGGGAGGTCATGCTGGAGAACTATGAGAACTTTGTCTCCCTAG GGCTTCCTGTTTCCAAGCCAGACCTGATCTCCCAGCTAGAGTGTGGGGAAGGCCAGTGGACACTGTTGAAGGAAGAGCTGAGAAGCCCTTGTGCAG ATGGGGAAACACAGACAGAAAACAAGACAATCCCTATACAGTGCATTTCCTTGGAAGACATATCCCAGGAAAGACTCAAAAAGGGTGGTCCCTGGGACTGGAAATTTGGAAAAGttggatattttaaaaacaactctgaCAGGCATAAAGATAATAACCAAGAGAAAGACCTGATGCAAGAAACTCAGGACAAAATGTTTAATAAGGCCAAAGGCAACAAAGATAATCagtttatgaaaaattttaatcaaaagtCAATCCCTGATACACAAAGCAATGTTTCTTCAGCAAAGAATCTTTATAAATATGATACACATAGAAATAACTTCATACTTCCTTTAGACTTGAGTGATCATAATGGAATCTCCTTAGGAAAGAAATCCCATAAGGGCACTGGATGCAATAAAGCCTTCAATGATCCCTCAGATCATAATGGAGAGCAAAGAATAGCCACTAAAGAGAAATCTTATACATGTACTGAACTTGGCAGAGCTTTCCACCAGAGGCGACAACTTACTCAATGTCACAGAAGTCATTCTTGTGAGAAACCATATATCTGTAGAGATTGTGGGAAAACCTTCAGTCAGATCACACACCTTATTCAGCATCAGGGAATTCATGATGGGGAGAGACCCTACAAGTGTAGTGACTGTGGAAAAGCCTTCACCAATAGTTCATCACTTATTCTACATCACataattcatactggagaaaaaccctatGAATGTCATGAATGTAGAAAGCTCTTCAGCAATCGAACAGGACTATTTGTACATctgagaattcatactggagaaaaaccctttCAGTGTAACATATGTAAAAAAGCCTTCAGCCAGAAAGGCGACCTTTCCCGACATCAAAAAGTTCATACAGGAGAGAAACCGTATAAGTGTAATGTATGTGAAAAAGCTTTTAGCCAGCAAGGACATCTTACTGCACACCAGCGAATTCATAATGGAGAAAAaccctataaatgtaatgaatgtggaaaagcatTCAGCAATAGTTCATCCCTTATCCTACACCACAGAATTCATagtggagagaaaccctatgaatgtcATGAATGTGGCAAGCCTTTCAGTAATCATGCTGGCCTCATCgtacatcaaagaattcatactggtgaAAAACCCTATAAATGTAATGTTTGTGAAAAAGCCTTCAGCCAGAAGGGGCATCTTtctgaacatcagagaattcatactagAGAGAAACCCTATAATTGCAATATATGCAAGAAGGCCTTTAGCCAGAGGGGAGACCTTTTTCGACATCAAAAAATTCATaatggagaaaaaccttatgattGTACCgaatgtggaaaagctttcagCCAGAAGGGAGACCTTACtaaacatcaaagaattcatagtggtgagaaaccttataaatgtaataaatgtgGTAAAGCCTTTAGCATCAGCTCCCAGCTCAATATGCATGAAAGAATACATACTGGAGAAAAGCCCTACAAATGTGATCTGTGTGAAAAAGCCTTCATCCAGAAAGGACGTCTTACTGAACATTACAGAATTCATAATGGAGAAAAACCTCATAAATGCACcgaatgtggaaaagccttcagCCAAATTACATACCTTAGTCGCcatgaaagaattcatactggagagaaaccctataaaTGTAGTGAATGTGACAAAGCCTTCAGCAATAGCTCAGCACTTAATGTACATCAGAAAATCCATACTGGTGTCAAATCACATGTATGTCTtgaatgtgggaaggctttcCTCCAAGGCATAGGCCTTAGTttacatcaaagaattcatactggagaaaaaccctatAAATGTGACATATGTGAAAAAGCCTTCAGTCAGCGTGGAGACCTTTCTcgacatcagaaaattcataatggagagaaaccctataaaTGTATTGattgtggaaaggctttcaccCAGAGGGGACACCTTACTGAACATCAGAGAGTCCATAGTGGGGAGAAACCATATAAATGTAAAGATTGTGGTAAAGCCTTTAGCAACAGCTCACAGGTCACACTCCATTACAGAATTCATACAGGAGAAaagccttataaatgtaatgaatgtggtcAAGCCTTTAGTCGTCCAGGGAGCCTCAGTgaacatcagaaaattcattctGTAGAGAAACCATATAAATGTagtgaatgtggaaaagctttcagCCGTAATCTGTACCTTAGTCGTCATCAGACAGTTCATACTGGGGAAAAGTGCTATCCATGTAATGAGTGTAGTAAAGCCTTCAGAAATGGCCACTGTCTTACTCTACATCAGAGAATACATAGTGGAGAAAAACCCTATCAATGCAGTGAATGTGGCAAAGCTTTTGGCAGAAAACTATACCTAACTCAACATCAGAGAATACATAGTGGTGAGAAACCTTATGAGTGTGCTACTTGTGGTAAGGCCTTCACTCGGTGTACAACACTTATTCagcatcagaaaattcatactaGAAATAAACCCTAG